The proteins below come from a single Leopardus geoffroyi isolate Oge1 chromosome D3, O.geoffroyi_Oge1_pat1.0, whole genome shotgun sequence genomic window:
- the CASTOR1 gene encoding cytosolic arginine sensor for mTORC1 subunit 1 isoform X1, whose protein sequence is MLNSEWCQMDAVPSWRLWGAFSRCLPSGQRDRSRGPKVRRPRGCRRGCKFFSLTETPEDYTLMVDEEGFKELPPSEFLQVAEATWLVLNVSSHSGAAVQAAGVTKIARSVIAPLAEHHVSVLMLSTYQTDFILVREQDLSVVIHTLSQEFNIYREVGGEPVPVARDDSSNGFPRSQHAGPSPTVHPIQSPQNRFCVLTLDPETLPAIATTLIDVLFYSYSAPKEAASGGPGPSSITFFAFSLIEGYISIVMDAETQKKFPSDLLLTSSSGELWRMVRIGGQPLGFDECGIVAQIAGPLAAADISAYYISTFNFDHALVPEDGIGSAIEVLQRRQDGQGS, encoded by the exons ATGCTTAACTCCGAGTGGTGTCAAATGGACGCAGTTCCTTCCTGGCGACTATGGGGAGCTTTTTCCAGATGCCTCCCATCGGGTCAGAGGGACCGATCTAGGGGGCCCAAAGTCCGACGCCCCCGGGGGTGTCGCCGCGG gtGCAAGTTCTTCAGCCTGACGGAGACCCCCGAGGATTACACGCTCATGGTGGACGAGGAGGGCTTcaaag AACTACCCCCATCTGAGTTCCTTCAAGTGGCTGAGGCCACATGGCTGGTGCTGAACGTGTCATCCCACAGTGGTGCAGCAGTGCAGGCTGCTGGGGTCACCAAAATCGCGCGCTCAGTCATTGCACCACTGGCCGAGCACCATGTGTCTGTGCTGATGCTGTCTACTTACCAGACGGACTTCATCCTG GTGCGGGAACAGGACCTGTCTGTGGTGATCCACACGCTATCCCAGGAGTTCAACATTTACCGAGAAGTGGGCGGGGAGCCTGTGCCTGTTGCCAGGGATGATTCCAGCAATGGCTTTCCCCGTTCTCAGCATG CAGGACCCAGCCCCACTGTGCATCCCATCCAGAGTCCACAGAACCGCTTCTGTGTCCTTACGCTGGACCCTGAGACACTGCCAGCCATTGCTACCACCCTCATCGATGTTCTCTTCTACTCATACAG tGCCCCCAAGGAGGCAGCCTCTGGTGGTCCTGGACCCAGCTCTATTACATTCTTTGCCTTCTCCCTCATCGAGGGCTACATCTCCATCGTCATGGATGCTGAGACGCAGAAAAA gtTCCCCAGTGACCTCCTGCTGACCAGCTCCTCAGGGGAGCTGTGGAGGATGGTGCGCATCGGTGGACAGCCCCTGGGCTTTG ATGAGTGTGGAATCGTGGCTCAGATCGCAGGCCCCCTGGCTGCGGCCGACATCTCTGCCTACTACATCAGCACCTTCAACTTTGACCATGCCCTG GTGCCTGAGGATGGCATCGGCAGCGCCATTGAGGTCCTCCAACGACGGCAGGACGGCCAGGGCTCCTGA
- the CASTOR1 gene encoding cytosolic arginine sensor for mTORC1 subunit 1 isoform X2, which yields MLNSEWCQMDAVPSWRLWGAFSRCLPSGQRDRSRGPKVRRPRGCRRGCKFFSLTETPEDYTLMVDEEGFKELPPSEFLQVAEATWLVLNVSSHSGAAVQAAGVTKIARSVIAPLAEHHVSVLMLSTYQTDFILVREQDLSVVIHTLSQEFNIYREVGGEPVPVARDDSSNGFPRSQHGPSPTVHPIQSPQNRFCVLTLDPETLPAIATTLIDVLFYSYSAPKEAASGGPGPSSITFFAFSLIEGYISIVMDAETQKKFPSDLLLTSSSGELWRMVRIGGQPLGFDECGIVAQIAGPLAAADISAYYISTFNFDHALVPEDGIGSAIEVLQRRQDGQGS from the exons ATGCTTAACTCCGAGTGGTGTCAAATGGACGCAGTTCCTTCCTGGCGACTATGGGGAGCTTTTTCCAGATGCCTCCCATCGGGTCAGAGGGACCGATCTAGGGGGCCCAAAGTCCGACGCCCCCGGGGGTGTCGCCGCGG gtGCAAGTTCTTCAGCCTGACGGAGACCCCCGAGGATTACACGCTCATGGTGGACGAGGAGGGCTTcaaag AACTACCCCCATCTGAGTTCCTTCAAGTGGCTGAGGCCACATGGCTGGTGCTGAACGTGTCATCCCACAGTGGTGCAGCAGTGCAGGCTGCTGGGGTCACCAAAATCGCGCGCTCAGTCATTGCACCACTGGCCGAGCACCATGTGTCTGTGCTGATGCTGTCTACTTACCAGACGGACTTCATCCTG GTGCGGGAACAGGACCTGTCTGTGGTGATCCACACGCTATCCCAGGAGTTCAACATTTACCGAGAAGTGGGCGGGGAGCCTGTGCCTGTTGCCAGGGATGATTCCAGCAATGGCTTTCCCCGTTCTCAGCATG GACCCAGCCCCACTGTGCATCCCATCCAGAGTCCACAGAACCGCTTCTGTGTCCTTACGCTGGACCCTGAGACACTGCCAGCCATTGCTACCACCCTCATCGATGTTCTCTTCTACTCATACAG tGCCCCCAAGGAGGCAGCCTCTGGTGGTCCTGGACCCAGCTCTATTACATTCTTTGCCTTCTCCCTCATCGAGGGCTACATCTCCATCGTCATGGATGCTGAGACGCAGAAAAA gtTCCCCAGTGACCTCCTGCTGACCAGCTCCTCAGGGGAGCTGTGGAGGATGGTGCGCATCGGTGGACAGCCCCTGGGCTTTG ATGAGTGTGGAATCGTGGCTCAGATCGCAGGCCCCCTGGCTGCGGCCGACATCTCTGCCTACTACATCAGCACCTTCAACTTTGACCATGCCCTG GTGCCTGAGGATGGCATCGGCAGCGCCATTGAGGTCCTCCAACGACGGCAGGACGGCCAGGGCTCCTGA
- the CASTOR1 gene encoding cytosolic arginine sensor for mTORC1 subunit 1 isoform X3, whose amino-acid sequence MELHILEHRVRVLSLARPGLWLYTHPLIKLLFLPRRSRCKFFSLTETPEDYTLMVDEEGFKELPPSEFLQVAEATWLVLNVSSHSGAAVQAAGVTKIARSVIAPLAEHHVSVLMLSTYQTDFILVREQDLSVVIHTLSQEFNIYREVGGEPVPVARDDSSNGFPRSQHAGPSPTVHPIQSPQNRFCVLTLDPETLPAIATTLIDVLFYSYSAPKEAASGGPGPSSITFFAFSLIEGYISIVMDAETQKKFPSDLLLTSSSGELWRMVRIGGQPLGFDECGIVAQIAGPLAAADISAYYISTFNFDHALVPEDGIGSAIEVLQRRQDGQGS is encoded by the exons ATGGAGCTGCACATCCTAGAGCACCGGGTGCGGGTGCTGAGCCTCGCCCGCCCAGGTCTCTGGCTCTACACCCACCCGCTCATCAAGCTACTCTTCCTACCCCGCCGCAGCCG gtGCAAGTTCTTCAGCCTGACGGAGACCCCCGAGGATTACACGCTCATGGTGGACGAGGAGGGCTTcaaag AACTACCCCCATCTGAGTTCCTTCAAGTGGCTGAGGCCACATGGCTGGTGCTGAACGTGTCATCCCACAGTGGTGCAGCAGTGCAGGCTGCTGGGGTCACCAAAATCGCGCGCTCAGTCATTGCACCACTGGCCGAGCACCATGTGTCTGTGCTGATGCTGTCTACTTACCAGACGGACTTCATCCTG GTGCGGGAACAGGACCTGTCTGTGGTGATCCACACGCTATCCCAGGAGTTCAACATTTACCGAGAAGTGGGCGGGGAGCCTGTGCCTGTTGCCAGGGATGATTCCAGCAATGGCTTTCCCCGTTCTCAGCATG CAGGACCCAGCCCCACTGTGCATCCCATCCAGAGTCCACAGAACCGCTTCTGTGTCCTTACGCTGGACCCTGAGACACTGCCAGCCATTGCTACCACCCTCATCGATGTTCTCTTCTACTCATACAG tGCCCCCAAGGAGGCAGCCTCTGGTGGTCCTGGACCCAGCTCTATTACATTCTTTGCCTTCTCCCTCATCGAGGGCTACATCTCCATCGTCATGGATGCTGAGACGCAGAAAAA gtTCCCCAGTGACCTCCTGCTGACCAGCTCCTCAGGGGAGCTGTGGAGGATGGTGCGCATCGGTGGACAGCCCCTGGGCTTTG ATGAGTGTGGAATCGTGGCTCAGATCGCAGGCCCCCTGGCTGCGGCCGACATCTCTGCCTACTACATCAGCACCTTCAACTTTGACCATGCCCTG GTGCCTGAGGATGGCATCGGCAGCGCCATTGAGGTCCTCCAACGACGGCAGGACGGCCAGGGCTCCTGA
- the CASTOR1 gene encoding cytosolic arginine sensor for mTORC1 subunit 1 isoform X5, producing MLNSEWCQMDAVPSWRLWGAFSRCLPSGQRDRSRGPKVRRPRGCRRGCKFFSLTETPEDYTLMVDEEGFKELPPSEFLQVAEATWLVLNVSSHSGAAVQAAGVTKIARSVIAPLAEHHVSVLMLSTYQTDFILVREQDLSVVIHTLSQEFNIYREVGGEPVPVARDDSSNGFPRSQHAGPSPTVHPIQSPQNRFCVLTLDPETLPAIATTLIDVLFYSYRFPSDLLLTSSSGELWRMVRIGGQPLGFDECGIVAQIAGPLAAADISAYYISTFNFDHALVPEDGIGSAIEVLQRRQDGQGS from the exons ATGCTTAACTCCGAGTGGTGTCAAATGGACGCAGTTCCTTCCTGGCGACTATGGGGAGCTTTTTCCAGATGCCTCCCATCGGGTCAGAGGGACCGATCTAGGGGGCCCAAAGTCCGACGCCCCCGGGGGTGTCGCCGCGG gtGCAAGTTCTTCAGCCTGACGGAGACCCCCGAGGATTACACGCTCATGGTGGACGAGGAGGGCTTcaaag AACTACCCCCATCTGAGTTCCTTCAAGTGGCTGAGGCCACATGGCTGGTGCTGAACGTGTCATCCCACAGTGGTGCAGCAGTGCAGGCTGCTGGGGTCACCAAAATCGCGCGCTCAGTCATTGCACCACTGGCCGAGCACCATGTGTCTGTGCTGATGCTGTCTACTTACCAGACGGACTTCATCCTG GTGCGGGAACAGGACCTGTCTGTGGTGATCCACACGCTATCCCAGGAGTTCAACATTTACCGAGAAGTGGGCGGGGAGCCTGTGCCTGTTGCCAGGGATGATTCCAGCAATGGCTTTCCCCGTTCTCAGCATG CAGGACCCAGCCCCACTGTGCATCCCATCCAGAGTCCACAGAACCGCTTCTGTGTCCTTACGCTGGACCCTGAGACACTGCCAGCCATTGCTACCACCCTCATCGATGTTCTCTTCTACTCATACAG gtTCCCCAGTGACCTCCTGCTGACCAGCTCCTCAGGGGAGCTGTGGAGGATGGTGCGCATCGGTGGACAGCCCCTGGGCTTTG ATGAGTGTGGAATCGTGGCTCAGATCGCAGGCCCCCTGGCTGCGGCCGACATCTCTGCCTACTACATCAGCACCTTCAACTTTGACCATGCCCTG GTGCCTGAGGATGGCATCGGCAGCGCCATTGAGGTCCTCCAACGACGGCAGGACGGCCAGGGCTCCTGA
- the CASTOR1 gene encoding cytosolic arginine sensor for mTORC1 subunit 1 isoform X7 → MVDEEGFKELPPSEFLQVAEATWLVLNVSSHSGAAVQAAGVTKIARSVIAPLAEHHVSVLMLSTYQTDFILVREQDLSVVIHTLSQEFNIYREVGGEPVPVARDDSSNGFPRSQHAGPSPTVHPIQSPQNRFCVLTLDPETLPAIATTLIDVLFYSYSAPKEAASGGPGPSSITFFAFSLIEGYISIVMDAETQKKFPSDLLLTSSSGELWRMVRIGGQPLGFDECGIVAQIAGPLAAADISAYYISTFNFDHALVPEDGIGSAIEVLQRRQDGQGS, encoded by the exons ATGGTGGACGAGGAGGGCTTcaaag AACTACCCCCATCTGAGTTCCTTCAAGTGGCTGAGGCCACATGGCTGGTGCTGAACGTGTCATCCCACAGTGGTGCAGCAGTGCAGGCTGCTGGGGTCACCAAAATCGCGCGCTCAGTCATTGCACCACTGGCCGAGCACCATGTGTCTGTGCTGATGCTGTCTACTTACCAGACGGACTTCATCCTG GTGCGGGAACAGGACCTGTCTGTGGTGATCCACACGCTATCCCAGGAGTTCAACATTTACCGAGAAGTGGGCGGGGAGCCTGTGCCTGTTGCCAGGGATGATTCCAGCAATGGCTTTCCCCGTTCTCAGCATG CAGGACCCAGCCCCACTGTGCATCCCATCCAGAGTCCACAGAACCGCTTCTGTGTCCTTACGCTGGACCCTGAGACACTGCCAGCCATTGCTACCACCCTCATCGATGTTCTCTTCTACTCATACAG tGCCCCCAAGGAGGCAGCCTCTGGTGGTCCTGGACCCAGCTCTATTACATTCTTTGCCTTCTCCCTCATCGAGGGCTACATCTCCATCGTCATGGATGCTGAGACGCAGAAAAA gtTCCCCAGTGACCTCCTGCTGACCAGCTCCTCAGGGGAGCTGTGGAGGATGGTGCGCATCGGTGGACAGCCCCTGGGCTTTG ATGAGTGTGGAATCGTGGCTCAGATCGCAGGCCCCCTGGCTGCGGCCGACATCTCTGCCTACTACATCAGCACCTTCAACTTTGACCATGCCCTG GTGCCTGAGGATGGCATCGGCAGCGCCATTGAGGTCCTCCAACGACGGCAGGACGGCCAGGGCTCCTGA
- the CASTOR1 gene encoding cytosolic arginine sensor for mTORC1 subunit 1 isoform X4, translating into MELHILEHRVRVLSLARPGLWLYTHPLIKLLFLPRRSRCKFFSLTETPEDYTLMVDEEGFKELPPSEFLQVAEATWLVLNVSSHSGAAVQAAGVTKIARSVIAPLAEHHVSVLMLSTYQTDFILVREQDLSVVIHTLSQEFNIYREVGGEPVPVARDDSSNGFPRSQHGPSPTVHPIQSPQNRFCVLTLDPETLPAIATTLIDVLFYSYSAPKEAASGGPGPSSITFFAFSLIEGYISIVMDAETQKKFPSDLLLTSSSGELWRMVRIGGQPLGFDECGIVAQIAGPLAAADISAYYISTFNFDHALVPEDGIGSAIEVLQRRQDGQGS; encoded by the exons ATGGAGCTGCACATCCTAGAGCACCGGGTGCGGGTGCTGAGCCTCGCCCGCCCAGGTCTCTGGCTCTACACCCACCCGCTCATCAAGCTACTCTTCCTACCCCGCCGCAGCCG gtGCAAGTTCTTCAGCCTGACGGAGACCCCCGAGGATTACACGCTCATGGTGGACGAGGAGGGCTTcaaag AACTACCCCCATCTGAGTTCCTTCAAGTGGCTGAGGCCACATGGCTGGTGCTGAACGTGTCATCCCACAGTGGTGCAGCAGTGCAGGCTGCTGGGGTCACCAAAATCGCGCGCTCAGTCATTGCACCACTGGCCGAGCACCATGTGTCTGTGCTGATGCTGTCTACTTACCAGACGGACTTCATCCTG GTGCGGGAACAGGACCTGTCTGTGGTGATCCACACGCTATCCCAGGAGTTCAACATTTACCGAGAAGTGGGCGGGGAGCCTGTGCCTGTTGCCAGGGATGATTCCAGCAATGGCTTTCCCCGTTCTCAGCATG GACCCAGCCCCACTGTGCATCCCATCCAGAGTCCACAGAACCGCTTCTGTGTCCTTACGCTGGACCCTGAGACACTGCCAGCCATTGCTACCACCCTCATCGATGTTCTCTTCTACTCATACAG tGCCCCCAAGGAGGCAGCCTCTGGTGGTCCTGGACCCAGCTCTATTACATTCTTTGCCTTCTCCCTCATCGAGGGCTACATCTCCATCGTCATGGATGCTGAGACGCAGAAAAA gtTCCCCAGTGACCTCCTGCTGACCAGCTCCTCAGGGGAGCTGTGGAGGATGGTGCGCATCGGTGGACAGCCCCTGGGCTTTG ATGAGTGTGGAATCGTGGCTCAGATCGCAGGCCCCCTGGCTGCGGCCGACATCTCTGCCTACTACATCAGCACCTTCAACTTTGACCATGCCCTG GTGCCTGAGGATGGCATCGGCAGCGCCATTGAGGTCCTCCAACGACGGCAGGACGGCCAGGGCTCCTGA
- the CASTOR1 gene encoding cytosolic arginine sensor for mTORC1 subunit 1 isoform X6, whose amino-acid sequence MLNSEWCQMDAVPSWRLWGAFSRCLPSGQRDRSRGPKVRRPRGCRRGCKFFSLTETPEDYTLMVDEEGFKELPPSEFLQVAEATWLVLNVSSHSGAAVQAAGVTKIARSVIAPLAEHHVSVLMLSTYQTDFILVREQDLSVVIHTLSQEFNIYREVGGEPVPVARDDSSNGFPRSQHAGPSPTVHPIQSPQNRFCVLTLDPETLPAIATTLIDVLFYSYSSAALCPVLCLGFLAACDTHVPLTDVQGRSRCHSCNPFLYCEQTTPGHALVWSSASPGVQCLWNRRDLLSSPTST is encoded by the exons ATGCTTAACTCCGAGTGGTGTCAAATGGACGCAGTTCCTTCCTGGCGACTATGGGGAGCTTTTTCCAGATGCCTCCCATCGGGTCAGAGGGACCGATCTAGGGGGCCCAAAGTCCGACGCCCCCGGGGGTGTCGCCGCGG gtGCAAGTTCTTCAGCCTGACGGAGACCCCCGAGGATTACACGCTCATGGTGGACGAGGAGGGCTTcaaag AACTACCCCCATCTGAGTTCCTTCAAGTGGCTGAGGCCACATGGCTGGTGCTGAACGTGTCATCCCACAGTGGTGCAGCAGTGCAGGCTGCTGGGGTCACCAAAATCGCGCGCTCAGTCATTGCACCACTGGCCGAGCACCATGTGTCTGTGCTGATGCTGTCTACTTACCAGACGGACTTCATCCTG GTGCGGGAACAGGACCTGTCTGTGGTGATCCACACGCTATCCCAGGAGTTCAACATTTACCGAGAAGTGGGCGGGGAGCCTGTGCCTGTTGCCAGGGATGATTCCAGCAATGGCTTTCCCCGTTCTCAGCATG CAGGACCCAGCCCCACTGTGCATCCCATCCAGAGTCCACAGAACCGCTTCTGTGTCCTTACGCTGGACCCTGAGACACTGCCAGCCATTGCTACCACCCTCATCGATGTTCTCTTCTACTCATACAG TTCTGCAGCTCTGTGCCCTGTTCTATGTCTTGGGTTCCTGGCAGCCTGTGATACCCATGTGCCCCTCACTGATGTTCAGGGAAGATCTCGATGCCACAGCTGCAACCCTTTCCTGTATTGTGAACAGACAACCCCGGGCCATGCCTTGGTCTGGTCCTCTGCCAGCCCTGGGGTCCAGTGTCTTTGGAACAGGCGAGATTTAttgtcctcccccacctccacctga
- the OSM gene encoding oncostatin-M, producing the protein MRAQLMPRTLLSLVLGLLFLSTPAMGSCLDNYQELLGQLQKQADFMQHTSMLLDPYISIQGLDKDGLKEHCRERPGVFPSKDALQRLSRQEFLQILNTTLGHVLHRLRTLQKDIPKAQDLEKLNIAKLNIRGFKNNIHCMAQLLPGSLEKTEPTPTGPGASPSPTPISDAFQRRLEGCRFLHGYHRFMHSVGQVFREWGLSPSRSRRHSPRRGLRKGTSPRRGLRKGTHRTHLSSRNKRLMPRGWLPR; encoded by the exons ATGCGGGCACAGCTTATGCCGAGGACGCTGCTCA gTCTGGTCCTCGGACTCCTGTTCCTGAGTACGCCGGCCATGGGCAGCTGTTTGGACAACTACCAAGAGCTCCTTGGGCAGCTCCAGAAGCAAGCGGACTTCATGCAGCACACCAGCATGCTCCTGGACCCCTAT ATCAGCATCCAAGGCCTGGACAAGGATGGTCTGAAGGAGCACTGTCGGGAGCGCCCCGGGGTCTTCCCCAGCAAAGACGCCCTGCAGCGGCTCAGCAGGCAGGAATTTCTGCAGATCCTTAACACCACACTGGGCCACGTTCTGCACAGACTGAGAACTTTACAGAAGGACATCCCCAAAGCCCAGGACTTAGAGAAGCTAAATATAGCAAAGTTAAACATTCGCGGGTTCAAGAACAATATCCACTGCATGGCCCAGCTGCTTCCAGGCTCTTTGGAGAAGACTGAGCCCACTCCGACAGGCCCAGGGGCTTCTCCGTCACCCACCCCCATCTCAGATGCCTTTCAGCGCAGGCTGGAGGGCTGCAGGTTCCTGCATGGCTACCACCGCTTCATGCACTCAGTGGGTCAGGTATTCCGAGAGTGGGGGCTGAGCCCGAGTCGGAGCCGGAGACACAGCCCCCGCCGGGGCCTGCGGAAGGGGACCAGCCCCCGCCGGGGCCTGCGGAAGGGGACGCACAGGACGCATCTCTCCAGCAGGAACAAAAGACTCATGCCCAGAGGGTGGCTGCCCCGGTAG